CCAGCGGCTTGTTTCAAGCGTAATGTATCAACAATATAGCTATATCTTGCTTGGGCAAAGTCACGACGAGCACTAAATAATTCGCGCCGAGCATTCAGCACATCCACAGTGGTTCTTGTCCCAACAGTAAAACCAGCTTCAGTGGCTTGTAATGCTTTTTCATTCGAGCGCACAGCTTGCGCAAGTGCCTGAACACCACTAATACCTGACAAAACACTGTTATAAGCTTCACTGGTTTGTCTCAAGACTGCCCGCCGTTGTTGTTCTTCGAATTGCATTGTTTGGTCCAAACGGTGACCCGCTTCCCGCGTCCGTGACAGCACACTCCCACCAGCATAAATTGGCAAGGTGAACTGCAAGCCAAGAATTTCCTGATGGCTTTGAGTTTGACCACTGATGTTACTATCACTCTGTGATTGATAACTTTTTTGGGCGATAAAATCGAGAGCAGGGTAATGACCGCTGCGTTGCAACTCAATGTTTTCTCTAGCAAGCTCGACGTCGGCACCGACAACTAACAAACTGGGGTTTGTGACCAATGCCGAGTCACGCCATTGCTGGATATCCTCAGGCTCAGGTCGAACCAACGGTACCTCAGCCGTTAATGTTGCTAAATCATCCGGGTAACGCCCGGTCGTTTCTCTTAATAGTTCCTGGCTGTTTGCCAGCGCATTTTTAGCCGTAATCACCGCAGCATTGGCTAAATCATAAGCGGCTTGGGCTTCGGTGACATCGGTAATCGTAGCTAAGCCAACCTCAAAGCGTTTTTCTGCTTCATCAAGCTGCTCATTAATGGCTTCACGCTCAGCTTCAGCGAACTGTAAATCATCTTCAGCAGCCAATACGGTGAAATAAGCTTCTGCAACCCGCACTATCAATGCTTGCGAGACAACCTGATAACGGGCTTCAGCGCCATCAATCGCAATATCTGCCTGACGGTTCTGAACAAAATTTTCGCGTCGATAAACCGGTTGAATCAAACTGAGCGTATAGCCTCGATCCAGCGAATCAAACTTACCAGAAAACTGTTGAGACGAATTATCCGTAAAAATTTTGTTCACATTTGCCGTCAGACCAATGTTAGGTAAGAACAAAGCATCTGCTTGTTCGGCCAATTCGGCGGTGGCTTGACGGTCAGCCGCTTGCGCATATAACTGGGGATCCGATTGTAAAGCTAAATCGTAGCTATCTAACAAATCCTGATTAGCAAAGAGCGTTGGAGAGAAAATAAATAGCCAAGCAGCACTGAAACGTTTCATAGTTGGTCAATACACCTTCATATTGGTATCAATTTTTGCCGCCCAGCCGTTCATACCATCTTCTAAATTAATGATATCGGTAAACCCCGCCTGCTCTAAAAAGTATCCTACTTGCATGCTGCGGTAACCTGAGCGACAAATCAGCACCATCGGACTGGCTTTATGCGCAACAAGTTCATCAATACTGCCAGGAATATGATTCATCGGAATATGCACCGCGCCATCCAGCATGCCATTGACCAATTCATGGGTCTCACGTACATCAATCAAAATGGCATCTTCATGCTCAGCCAGCCATGGAGCTAAGCTTTGTGCAGACATTTGTTTCATTATCGTTTCCGTCGTTAAAATGCAAACTCAGGTCGCTTTTCTGCGCCCAGTAAGTAAGGCGCTACGGTTTCAAATAACACATTGGTCTGCCATTCACGTTCACTAATACGTGTCACGCGTTGAAGTTGCATTGCTGGTGCTTCACCAACAATGGCGATGAGTCGACCACCAACGTGGATTTGCTCAAGAAATGCCGATGATACCACTGGAACTGCAGCGGTTAAGATCACCGCATCAACCCTATCGGGCAGTGGCCAACCATTAACAGCATCACCAACTGAGAAATCAATATTGTTCAATCGTAACAACTGCAGGCGCCGCAGCGCACTATCACTCAGCGCTTGATAAAACTCAACGCTATAAACCTTTGATGCAAGTGATGCGAGCAGCGCCGTAAAATAACCGCTGCCAGTACCGA
The genomic region above belongs to Methylophaga frappieri and contains:
- a CDS encoding protein-L-isoaspartate O-methyltransferase family protein; this encodes MTAESNAHRNMIWQQLRPNDVSDPAVLQTLEKINRADFVAPELAELAYADTALAIGCDQYLLSPLQEARMLQALQLSNQDVVLEVGTGSGYFTALLASLASKVYSVEFYQALSDSALRRLQLLRLNNIDFSVGDAVNGWPLPDRVDAVILTAAVPVVSSAFLEQIHVGGRLIAIVGEAPAMQLQRVTRISEREWQTNVLFETVAPYLLGAEKRPEFAF
- a CDS encoding TolC family outer membrane protein → MKRFSAAWLFIFSPTLFANQDLLDSYDLALQSDPQLYAQAADRQATAELAEQADALFLPNIGLTANVNKIFTDNSSQQFSGKFDSLDRGYTLSLIQPVYRRENFVQNRQADIAIDGAEARYQVVSQALIVRVAEAYFTVLAAEDDLQFAEAEREAINEQLDEAEKRFEVGLATITDVTEAQAAYDLANAAVITAKNALANSQELLRETTGRYPDDLATLTAEVPLVRPEPEDIQQWRDSALVTNPSLLVVGADVELARENIELQRSGHYPALDFIAQKSYQSQSDSNISGQTQSHQEILGLQFTLPIYAGGSVLSRTREAGHRLDQTMQFEEQQRRAVLRQTSEAYNSVLSGISGVQALAQAVRSNEKALQATEAGFTVGTRTTVDVLNARRELFSARRDFAQARYSYIVDTLRLKQAAGIVTVTDLQQVNAWLNAGR
- a CDS encoding rhodanese-like domain-containing protein — its product is MKQMSAQSLAPWLAEHEDAILIDVRETHELVNGMLDGAVHIPMNHIPGSIDELVAHKASPMVLICRSGYRSMQVGYFLEQAGFTDIINLEDGMNGWAAKIDTNMKVY